In Phormidium yuhuli AB48, one genomic interval encodes:
- a CDS encoding two-partner secretion domain-containing protein, producing MANWQWGRVVGLGLGMAIVPIVPIQAQIIPDGSLGNEGSVTTPTETGVQIDGGAVRGDNLFHSFQEFSIPTNSEAFFNNPDVANIFSRVTGGSISDIDGVLRANGTANLVLLNPNGIIFGPNARLDIGGSFVASTANSLVFENGLEFSASDAGDSAPLLSVNVPLGVQFNGSPGSIEATGATLNVSEGESIALVGGEMRLEDVQINAAAGRIDLVGVGEAGQVSFEVGDVNSGFLSGGFGVPAELSRASVSLDEANLNVVGVVGGEIGIQTLDVEIRNSVLEGGIAEGIGIEGGQSGNIELDAMGDISIFNSQLNNEVREGSIGTPGDINLIANTVEANRGAYLNSSTRGEGNAGSVNVQARESVILTGPNSEDIRTGAFSSVRETGRGNSGTVRIVGNRVEVRDGAQLSSSSFGQGNAGTVIIEANDTVFLSAANAENNEFAAGAGSVLTETGRGRAGNIRVVANFVEIRDGAQLNSTTLGEGDAGTVTIEAHDTVFLSGGYIFSNVGETGRGNGGSINIIANTVDMRDGSGVTSGTFGQGNAGSITIEAHDLAIFSGTNSEGILTSVSGDVGNRAQGNGGNLNLIGNRIEVHGGAMLSSGTLGEGNGGSITIQAHDRVLVSGSKIEGIFGGVITNVTDTGRGDGGNIHIITNSLEVINEGILSSGSLGIGNAGSILVEADEFALFLNGEISSNIGENALGNAGNIDIISDIIEVLDGAQLSSSISGEGEAGIITLQAADRILISGSISEEFLSAVFTRVEETGRGNGGGINIVGNSVEISDRAQLSSSTLGEGDAGKISLEAHNAVVFSSGDALSTVEGGRGNAGDITIFAPEVGVRDGAQLSSSTLGEGNAGSVTIIGDDRVVFTGSNLDGRSSGALSLVQQSANGHGGDVYISGNVVEIRDGAFLSTSTAGMGDGGNITIEGEERVVISNSSAFSSVLLGGRGNAGNVRILGDRIEVSNGASLSSNTSGEGDGGILSLEAANHIILSDVFITTSVGEMAQGNAGRIQVSSHQIEVNESATLASSTFGNGNAGTVTIEAGDSILFSGAGVASSAGDTHPGNAGDVRIFGNVIDFTNRANLLSATFGVGEGGDILIQASDRVTFSDSGASSGTFANSGGNAGEIRVLGNIVEVRDGASLSSSTIGTGNAGSVSIEANDHVLFSNGWAASNALTNSGGNAGEVRVTGDTVEVSDRAFLSSDTAGTGNAGRVTVEANDRVVFSNSLASTSVAQQGRGNAGNVSVLANTVELRDRARLSSSNNATSNANNFAAGDVFVQADRLHLSDRADISANTGGRGGNIRLNTGTTILRRGSTLQTNAEGDFPGGNIIIDTDALVALENSDITANALNAAGGRVMINSQGIFGTEFRDELTPESDITATSELGAEFRGSVELNTPEVDTTTGLVDLSANPLDVAALLDTDPCRGGRESEFYVTGRGGLPPNPDGSLATETTWVDWRSLDAEASDTAGARQEDTAPLVEAQGWHMTGEGAVVLSVENPDGSPTPPQTSPAHCSPPQPSR from the coding sequence ATGGCAAATTGGCAATGGGGACGGGTAGTGGGTCTGGGACTGGGGATGGCGATCGTGCCTATTGTCCCAATTCAAGCTCAAATTATCCCCGATGGCAGTTTAGGCAATGAAGGTTCGGTAACAACGCCAACGGAAACCGGAGTTCAAATCGACGGCGGGGCCGTACGAGGGGATAATCTCTTCCACAGTTTCCAGGAATTTTCCATCCCCACCAATAGCGAAGCCTTTTTCAACAATCCCGACGTCGCCAACATCTTTAGCCGCGTCACCGGCGGCTCAATTTCCGACATCGATGGTGTCTTGCGTGCCAACGGAACCGCCAATCTAGTCTTACTCAATCCCAACGGCATTATCTTCGGTCCCAATGCTCGTTTAGACATCGGCGGTTCCTTCGTCGCCAGTACAGCCAACAGTCTGGTTTTTGAGAATGGCTTGGAGTTTAGTGCCAGTGATGCTGGAGATTCAGCCCCCCTATTGAGCGTGAATGTACCCTTAGGGGTGCAATTCAATGGAAGTCCCGGCAGCATTGAGGCCACTGGGGCCACTCTCAACGTCTCTGAGGGGGAATCTATTGCCTTGGTGGGGGGGGAGATGAGGCTAGAGGATGTTCAAATCAATGCAGCCGCTGGACGAATTGACCTCGTGGGAGTGGGGGAAGCGGGACAAGTCAGCTTTGAGGTGGGCGATGTCAACTCAGGATTTCTATCTGGGGGGTTTGGGGTTCCTGCTGAACTAAGTCGCGCCTCAGTGTCGTTGGATGAGGCGAATCTGAATGTAGTCGGAGTTGTGGGGGGAGAGATTGGCATTCAGACGTTGGATGTCGAGATTCGCAATAGTGTTTTGGAGGGGGGAATTGCTGAGGGAATCGGGATTGAGGGCGGCCAGTCAGGGAATATTGAGTTGGATGCGATGGGTGATATCAGCATCTTCAATAGCCAACTCAATAACGAAGTTAGAGAAGGCTCGATTGGTACTCCTGGCGATATCAACCTGATCGCTAATACTGTAGAAGCTAATCGCGGTGCTTACTTGAATTCGAGTACAAGAGGTGAAGGAAATGCGGGGTCTGTGAATGTTCAAGCTCGTGAGAGTGTTATCCTCACTGGTCCTAACTCAGAGGATATACGAACTGGGGCCTTCAGTAGTGTCAGAGAAACTGGACGAGGCAATTCTGGAACTGTGAGAATTGTGGGGAACAGAGTTGAAGTTCGAGATGGCGCCCAACTCTCTTCGTCTAGCTTTGGTCAGGGCAATGCGGGAACTGTCATCATAGAAGCAAATGACACGGTTTTTTTATCAGCCGCTAATGCAGAAAATAACGAATTTGCTGCTGGTGCTGGGAGCGTCTTAACAGAAACCGGTCGAGGTAGGGCTGGAAATATTAGGGTCGTTGCTAACTTTGTAGAAATTCGAGACGGGGCACAGTTAAATTCAACGACTTTAGGAGAAGGAGATGCAGGAACAGTGACCATTGAAGCTCACGATACGGTCTTTTTGTCAGGCGGTTATATCTTCAGCAATGTTGGTGAAACTGGTCGTGGTAATGGAGGAAGTATTAATATCATTGCAAATACAGTTGATATGCGGGATGGATCTGGTGTTACTTCAGGTACATTTGGTCAAGGTAATGCAGGATCCATAACTATCGAGGCTCATGATCTTGCTATTTTTTCAGGTACTAATAGTGAGGGTATTTTAACCAGTGTCTCAGGCGATGTGGGTAATAGGGCACAAGGGAATGGAGGAAATTTAAATCTTATTGGCAATCGGATAGAAGTTCATGGTGGTGCCATGTTAAGTTCGGGGACCTTGGGTGAAGGTAATGGGGGATCTATAACCATTCAGGCTCATGACCGAGTTCTAGTTTCGGGGTCTAAAATTGAAGGTATATTCGGTGGGGTTATTACAAATGTAACAGACACAGGTCGAGGTGATGGAGGCAATATACACATCATCACTAACAGTTTGGAGGTAATAAATGAAGGGATTTTGTCTTCAGGCAGTTTGGGGATCGGCAATGCAGGATCTATCCTAGTAGAAGCTGATGAGTTTGCGTTGTTTTTGAACGGTGAAATTTCAAGTAATATCGGAGAAAATGCTTTAGGAAATGCAGGAAACATTGATATTATTTCCGATATCATAGAAGTCCTGGACGGCGCTCAGTTAAGTTCAAGTATATCTGGTGAAGGTGAGGCAGGTATTATCACATTACAAGCCGCAGACCGAATCCTTATCTCAGGTTCTATTTCTGAAGAATTTTTAAGTGCAGTCTTTACTCGCGTAGAAGAAACTGGACGAGGAAATGGAGGGGGCATAAACATTGTTGGAAACAGTGTGGAAATCAGTGATCGAGCACAGTTATCCTCAAGCACATTAGGCGAAGGAGATGCAGGTAAAATCAGTCTTGAGGCACATAATGCAGTCGTTTTTTCCAGCGGTGATGCACTGAGTACTGTAGAAGGCGGTCGAGGAAATGCAGGAGATATTACTATTTTCGCTCCAGAAGTTGGAGTACGAGACGGAGCACAGTTATCATCAAGTACTTTGGGTGAAGGCAATGCTGGTTCAGTTACTATAATCGGCGATGATCGGGTTGTGTTTACAGGCTCTAATTTAGATGGTAGATCTAGCGGTGCCTTGAGTCTCGTTCAACAATCTGCAAACGGTCATGGCGGTGATGTCTATATTTCTGGTAATGTCGTAGAGATTCGTGATGGTGCCTTTTTATCTACAAGTACTGCTGGTATGGGAGATGGAGGCAATATCACGATTGAAGGTGAGGAACGAGTGGTTATATCTAATAGTTCAGCGTTTAGTAGTGTGTTACTCGGGGGGCGAGGCAATGCAGGAAATGTGAGAATTCTTGGAGATAGAATAGAAGTCAGCAACGGTGCTTCATTGTCTTCCAACACTTCCGGCGAAGGAGATGGTGGCATCCTCAGTCTTGAAGCAGCTAATCATATTATTTTATCTGATGTGTTTATAACAACTAGTGTTGGAGAAATGGCTCAAGGGAATGCTGGCCGTATTCAGGTATCTAGTCACCAAATTGAAGTTAATGAAAGTGCCACCTTGGCATCTAGTACCTTCGGGAATGGAAATGCAGGAACCGTGACTATTGAAGCCGGTGATAGTATTTTGTTTTCGGGGGCTGGTGTCGCTAGCTCTGCGGGGGACACTCATCCAGGAAATGCGGGAGATGTAAGAATATTTGGCAATGTTATAGACTTCACAAACCGTGCAAATTTGTTGTCAGCCACGTTTGGTGTTGGTGAGGGAGGAGACATTCTTATTCAAGCCAGTGACCGCGTCACTTTCTCCGATAGCGGGGCATCAAGCGGTACCTTCGCTAATAGTGGAGGGAATGCTGGGGAGATTCGGGTTCTTGGCAACATAGTGGAAGTACGTGATGGTGCTTCTTTGTCGTCTAGTACTATCGGGACTGGAAATGCTGGCAGTGTAAGCATTGAAGCCAATGATCATGTCCTCTTCTCTAATGGGTGGGCAGCAAGTAATGCCTTAACGAATAGTGGAGGGAATGCTGGAGAAGTCCGAGTTACGGGGGATACAGTAGAGGTAAGTGACCGAGCTTTTTTATCATCAGACACCGCTGGAACCGGAAACGCAGGTCGTGTGACGGTTGAAGCTAATGATCGTGTCGTCTTTTCTAACTCCTTAGCATCCACGAGCGTCGCACAACAAGGTCGAGGTAATGCCGGGAATGTGAGCGTTCTTGCCAACACAGTTGAACTGCGAGATAGGGCGCGATTATCCTCCAGTAATAACGCCACATCTAATGCCAATAACTTTGCAGCGGGCGATGTCTTTGTCCAAGCCGATCGCCTACACCTGAGCGATCGCGCCGATATCAGTGCCAACACCGGCGGTCGTGGTGGCAACATCCGACTCAACACCGGAACCACCATCCTCCGGCGGGGTAGCACTCTCCAAACCAACGCCGAGGGAGACTTCCCCGGAGGTAATATCATCATCGATACCGATGCCCTAGTCGCCCTAGAAAACAGTGACATCACCGCCAACGCCCTCAACGCCGCCGGGGGTCGCGTCATGATCAACAGTCAAGGCATTTTTGGCACCGAATTTCGGGACGAACTGACCCCCGAAAGCGATATCACCGCCACCTCCGAACTGGGGGCCGAATTCAGGGGTTCCGTAGAACTCAATACCCCAGAGGTGGATACAACAACCGGACTGGTCGACCTCTCTGCCAATCCCCTCGATGTGGCGGCCCTGCTAGATACCGACCCCTGTCGCGGCGGGCGAGAGAGTGAATTCTATGTCACCGGACGGGGGGGACTTCCTCCCAATCCCGACGGGTCCCTGGCCACAGAAACCACCTGGGTGGATTGGCGTTCTCTGGACGCAGAGGCATCCGACACAGCCGGGGCCCGGCAGGAAGACACAGCCCCCCTCGTGGAAGCCCAAGGCTGGCACATGACTGGAGAGGGAGCAGTGGTTCTCTCGGTTGAGAATCCCGACGGCTCACCAACCCCTCCCCAGACCTCACCGGCTCACTGTTCTCCCCCACAGCCTAGCCGTTAA
- the acs gene encoding acetate--CoA ligase translates to MSQPTIESILHEKRSFPPSPEFSAQARIKSMEDYQALYDAAAADPEGFWGDLAEKELEWFQKWDKVLDWNPPTAKWFVGGQLNISHNCLDRHLGTWRKNKAALIWEGEPGDSRTLTYAQLHREVCQMANVIKSFGVQKGDVVGIYMPMIPEAAIAMLACARIGAVHTVVFGGFSAEALRERLKDASAKLVITADGGYRKDAVVPLKPQVDKALDDNAIPSVDNVLVVQRTGDEITMDSGRDHWWHELQKTASADCPAEAMDSEDMLFILHTSGSTGKPKGVVHTTGGYNLYTHVTCQWTFDLQDTDVYWCTADVGWITGHSYIVYGPLSNGATTVMYEGVPRPSNPGCFWDVVEKYGVTIFYTAPTAIRAFMKAGERHPKSRNLSSLRILGTVGEPINPEAWVWYHRVIGGERCPIVDTWWQTETGGFMLTPLPGATATKPGSATRPFPGILADVVDLEGNPVEANQGGYLVIKHPWPSMMRTVYGDFDRFRRSYWENIPPKDGQHFYFAGDGARKDEDGYFWVMGRVDDVISVSGHRLGTMEIESALVSHPAVTEAAVVGKPDELRGESIVAFVSLESEHDPSEELAKALKQHVVEDIGAIARPQEIRFTDDLPKTRSGKIMRRLLRNLAAGEEISGDTSTLQDRSVLDKLRGGA, encoded by the coding sequence ATGTCTCAACCTACGATTGAATCGATCCTGCATGAAAAGCGCAGTTTTCCTCCCTCCCCTGAGTTTTCAGCTCAGGCTCGCATCAAAAGCATGGAGGACTATCAGGCGCTTTACGATGCCGCTGCTGCCGATCCAGAAGGGTTCTGGGGTGATTTAGCCGAGAAGGAACTGGAGTGGTTCCAGAAATGGGACAAGGTTCTCGATTGGAACCCGCCCACGGCGAAATGGTTTGTCGGGGGGCAACTCAATATTTCCCATAACTGTCTCGATCGCCACCTGGGCACCTGGCGCAAAAACAAGGCGGCCCTGATTTGGGAAGGGGAACCGGGAGACTCTCGCACCCTCACCTACGCACAACTGCATCGGGAAGTCTGTCAGATGGCCAATGTCATCAAGTCCTTTGGGGTGCAGAAAGGGGATGTGGTGGGGATTTATATGCCCATGATTCCCGAGGCGGCGATCGCCATGTTAGCCTGTGCCCGCATTGGGGCGGTGCATACGGTCGTCTTTGGGGGCTTCAGTGCTGAGGCCCTGCGGGAACGGCTCAAAGATGCCTCAGCCAAATTGGTCATTACTGCCGATGGGGGCTATCGCAAAGATGCGGTGGTTCCCCTAAAACCCCAAGTGGATAAGGCCCTCGACGACAACGCTATCCCCAGCGTAGATAATGTGCTGGTGGTGCAGCGCACGGGGGATGAGATTACGATGGACAGCGGCCGTGACCATTGGTGGCACGAGCTGCAAAAAACCGCCTCTGCTGACTGTCCAGCGGAAGCGATGGATAGTGAAGATATGCTATTTATCCTCCACACCAGTGGCAGTACGGGCAAACCGAAAGGGGTGGTTCATACCACTGGTGGCTACAACCTCTACACCCATGTCACCTGTCAATGGACTTTTGACCTACAAGATACTGATGTCTATTGGTGTACCGCTGATGTGGGCTGGATTACGGGTCATAGTTATATTGTCTATGGACCTCTATCGAATGGGGCAACCACGGTGATGTATGAGGGGGTTCCTCGTCCTTCTAATCCCGGCTGTTTCTGGGATGTGGTGGAAAAATATGGTGTGACCATTTTCTATACCGCACCCACCGCGATTCGGGCTTTTATGAAGGCCGGGGAACGTCATCCCAAGTCCCGTAATCTCTCTTCGTTGCGGATTTTGGGAACGGTGGGTGAACCGATTAACCCCGAGGCTTGGGTGTGGTATCACCGCGTGATTGGGGGCGAGCGCTGCCCGATTGTGGATACCTGGTGGCAAACGGAAACGGGAGGCTTTATGTTAACACCGCTTCCGGGGGCGACTGCCACGAAACCCGGTTCGGCGACTCGTCCGTTTCCGGGAATTTTGGCGGATGTGGTGGACTTAGAGGGCAATCCCGTCGAGGCGAATCAGGGGGGCTATTTGGTGATTAAGCATCCCTGGCCCAGTATGATGCGCACGGTGTATGGTGATTTCGACCGCTTCCGTCGCAGCTATTGGGAAAATATTCCCCCCAAAGATGGGCAACATTTCTATTTTGCTGGGGATGGGGCCCGCAAGGATGAGGATGGCTATTTCTGGGTGATGGGCCGGGTTGATGATGTGATTAGCGTCTCGGGCCATCGTTTGGGGACGATGGAGATTGAGTCGGCGTTAGTCTCTCACCCGGCGGTGACGGAGGCGGCCGTTGTGGGCAAACCCGATGAGTTACGGGGGGAGAGTATTGTCGCCTTTGTCTCGCTGGAGTCGGAGCATGACCCCTCTGAGGAGTTGGCTAAGGCGTTGAAGCAGCATGTGGTTGAGGATATTGGGGCGATCGCCCGTCCCCAGGAGATTCGCTTTACGGATGATTTACCGAAAACCCGCTCTGGGAAAATCATGCGTCGTCTGTTGCGCAATCTCGCGGCCGGTGAGGAAATCTCCGGGGATACCTCAACTCTACAAGACCGGAGTGTTCTCGATAAGCTCCGGGGTGGAGCCTAG